A portion of the Microbaculum marinisediminis genome contains these proteins:
- a CDS encoding nucleotidyltransferase domain-containing protein, whose translation MFLIEVLSVIERPSRRLMSSAGRVLEAPGRCAYRALMQGGLQAEQRVPQEDQKRAARLPPANRAAEGLFLTDEEWLALLKLLEMDQEILKAWIIGSRATGRRRHKSDWSPLDIDVGYELEWIYEDGEYIRQGMAFQNRHTVAAKRWGFDFHPFGWGLSVEKESPLQVQIWPRRPKKPI comes from the coding sequence GTGTTTTTGATAGAAGTGTTGTCGGTCATCGAACGCCCCTCACGGCGGTTGATGTCAAGTGCCGGCCGGGTGTTGGAAGCACCTGGCCGGTGCGCCTATCGTGCGCTCATGCAAGGCGGATTGCAAGCGGAACAACGAGTGCCGCAAGAAGACCAGAAAAGAGCTGCAAGACTACCGCCTGCCAACCGCGCGGCAGAAGGGCTTTTTCTAACAGACGAAGAATGGTTGGCGCTTCTGAAGCTCTTGGAGATGGATCAGGAAATACTGAAGGCGTGGATCATTGGATCCCGCGCAACCGGCAGAAGGCGACATAAGTCAGATTGGTCGCCTCTCGATATCGATGTCGGCTACGAACTAGAATGGATTTACGAGGACGGCGAATACATCCGCCAAGGGATGGCCTTCCAAAATAGGCACACCGTCGCGGCAAAGCGTTGGGGGTTCGATTTCCACCCGTTTGGCTGGGGGTTAAGCGTCGAGAAAGAAAGCCCCCTACAGGTCCAGATTTGGCCGCGACGACCGAAAAAGCCAATTTGA